Proteins from one Neodiprion fabricii isolate iyNeoFabr1 chromosome 5, iyNeoFabr1.1, whole genome shotgun sequence genomic window:
- the LOC124183251 gene encoding astakine-like, which translates to MTQPLAFIVLIVAVGICEISYARVMDRPRWIQCQSNSECTPGYCCTIGKQKFSIPQCKLMHDIGDVCRPDGSITLNTTLMYPDGSQIELTEVHDMFCPCGYGLSCDRRDAVCRDPSQERGFNHLPGEAITEDD; encoded by the exons ATGACTCAACCTTTGGCCTTTATTGTGCTCATCGTGGCCGTAGGAATCTGCGAAATCAGTTACGCCAGGGTCATGGACAGGCCACGGTGGATACAGTGCCAAAGTAACTCGGAGTGTACGCCCGGATATTGTTGTACAATCG GAAAACAGAAATTCAGCATTCCGCAGTGCAAGCTGATGCACGACATCGGCGACGTTTGTCGACCGGATGGTTCGATAACTCTAAATACCACATTGATGTACCCGGATGGATCTCAGATTGAACTTACCGAAGTCCACGATATGTTTTGCCCCTGTGGATACGGGCTGAGTTGTGATCGTCGAGATGCCGTATGCCGCGATCCGAGTCAGGAAAGAGGATTCAATCACTTGCCGGGAGAAGCAATTACCGAGGACGATTAA
- the LOC124182024 gene encoding insulin-degrading enzyme-like has protein sequence MISCYFTTPIPDIFILSTSDRIAIMEELRQSIDTSQRKPTNYSQQRLLGMNDRIRFNDIIKSPNDKRLYRGLILSNEMRVLLISDSTTGKSAASLNVEVGSMNDPIQLPGLAHFCEHMLFLGTEAYPAENGYTKYIYDHGGACNASTGDDFTNYYFDVNPENLPGALDRFSQIFLNPLFTESAIERELNVIDLEHESNLMDDKWRIRQLHKSLANPMHPYSKFGTGNKETLGIIPRQLGMNIRNELLKFHETWYSASIMTLSVIGKENLDELEALVTTFFTNVENFDVYLTSWIVHPFCDLETRVYAVPIKDVRYLSIMFPLPDMGEYFSSTSVHYISHLLGHEGKGSLLSALKTYNWSNSLQAEYGRGASGFKFFNINLDLTENGLKKVSDIVWLTFQYINLMKDEGPIPWIFEECKRMRNINFRFEEKSSPCDLVNSTVRCMRKYPAREVLRGPRLSNEWNPDLIKNLLDYLTPVCVRISVVARWCKNMTNDTEPWYGTKYMIEKIPHEIVVDWMDAGLSGILRLPAENEFIPTNFELKPREPDANKFPVIIEDTALMRVWFKQDDEFLLPKANLRFNFVSSFTSIDPVNCNLGYIFVDLFYDSLNEYTYAARLAGLCWSLSHNDYGMTLTIEGYNDKQRILLEKIIDEMANFEVNPRVFQTFKESYIRSLKNMKADPPYYRADYHMGVLLSETKWTIDDLLKSTSLLTAENLQHYIKKMLSKVHIECLIHGNVTKSEALDMVKIFEFKLINALPQFSPLLPRQLIRCRHVKLDDGCNFLYDVGNRLHKSSCVQVYYQCGVETIESNVLSELLNQIIFEPYFDTIRTKEQLGYIVYISVRRINGAQGLKFTVQSDKHPQYVDQRIEAFLEAMLNQLVDMPEEEFSSHKDALATKKLEKPRTLGTLTSLFWSEIWEQRYNFDRANMEVSYMRTVTKEMVIKFYKDVLMNSGSTRCKLSVHVVSMAKGGAGRTRINDTENRSPPSSESRLNTVCRINDPVMFHSTQASYPLVKPFIDVTKKI, from the exons ATTTCCTGTTACTTCACGACACCCATCCcagatattttcatattgtCCACTTCTGATCGGATTGCAATTATGGAGGAACTACGTCAAAGTATCGATACCAGTCAGAGGAAACCGACTAATTACTCCCA ACAAAGGTTGCTCGGGATGAACGATCGAATACGCTTTAATGATATAATCAAATCTCCGAACGACAAAAGACTTTACAGAGGTCTGATATTATCGAATGAAATGAGGGTACTACTGATAAGCGATTCAACGACTGGCAAAAGCGCTGCATCTCTCAACGTTGAAGTCG GAAGTATGAATGACCCCATACAATTACCAGGTTTGGCACACTTTTGCGAGCACATGCTTTTTCTTGGAACAGAGGCATATCCAGCGGAGAATGGTTATACGAAATACATCTACGACCATGGTGGAGCATGTAACGCATCTACCGGCGACGATTTCACCAATTACTACTTTGATGTAAACCCCGAAAATTTACCCGGGGCCTTGGACCggttttctcagatttttctgaACCCATTGTTCACCGAGTCAGCCATCGAGAGGGAATTGAATGTTATTGATCTTGAGCATGAATCAAACCTAATGGACGATAAATGGCGAATTAGGCAGTTACATAAATCATTGGCAAATCCTATGCACCCGTACTCGAAATTTGGAACGGGAAATAAGGAGACGTTGGGCATAATTCCGAGGCAGCTTGGTATGAACATCAGAAACGAACtgttgaaatttcacgaaacgTGGTATTCAGCCAGCATCATGACGCTCAGCGTAATTGGAAAAG aaaatctcGATGAATTGGAAGCTCTAGTTACTACATTTTTTACTaatgtggaaaattttgatgtttATTTAACAAGTTGGATCGTCCATCCATTCTGTGATCTTGAAACAAGAGTGTACGCCGTACCCATAAAGGATGTCAGATATCTAAGCATAATGTTCCCGTTACCTGACATGGGAGAATATTTCAGCTCTACA TCGGTGCATTATATCTCGCATCTTCTTGGACATGAAGGTAAAGGTTCTCTGTTGTCTGCATTGAAAACCTATAATTGGAGTAATTCCTTACAAGCTGAATATGGAAGAGGAGCTAGtggtttcaagttttttaacATCAATCTTGACCTAACGGAAAATGGACTAAAAAAAGTCAGTGATATTGTCTGGTTGACGTTTCAATACATTAATTTGATGAAAGACGAAGGTCCTATTCCGTGGATTTTTGAA GAATGCAAAAGAATGCGGAATATAAATTTCCGTTTCGAAGAGAAATCGTCACCTTGTGATTTGGTCAACTCGACTGTACGGTGCATGCGAAAATACCCCGCGCGGGAAGTCTTGAGAGGACCTCGGTTGTCCAACGAATGGAATCCGGACTTGATTAAGAATCTACTGGATTATCTGACTCCAGTATGCGTTAGGATCTCTGTCGTAGCTCGGTGGTGTAAGAATATGACTAATGACACGGAACCCTGGTATGGAACCAAGTATATGATAGAAAAAATACCACATGAAATCGTTGTGGACTGGATGGATGCAGGTCTAAGCGGGATCCTACGACTTCCGGCTGAAAACGAATTCATACCAACAAATTTTGAGCTAAAGCCACGAGAGCCTGAC GCGAACAAATTCCCAGTAATTATTGAAGACACAGCGCTGATGCGAGTTTGGTTCAAGCAAGATGATGAATTTCTCTTGCCTAAAGCTAATCTTAGATTCAATTTTGTTAG TTCTTTCACAAGCATCGATCCAGTTAATTGCAATCTGGGATACATATTCGTGGACCTGTTCTACGATTCATTGAACGAATATACTTATGCTGCCCGTCTTGCAGGACTCTGTTGGTCTCTTAGTCATAACGATTACGGAATGACC TTAACAATCGAGGGCTATAACGACAAACAGCGAATTTTGCTCGAGAAAATCATTGATGAGATGGCCAATTTCGAAGTAAATCCGCGCGTGTTCCAAACCTTTAAAGAAAGT TATATTAGGAgtctgaaaaatatgaaagctGACCCGCCTTACTATCGTGCTGACTACCACATGGGGGTTTTGCTGTCAGAGACTAAATGGACCATAGATGATTTGCTGAAATCAACTTCAC TATTGACAGCGGAAAACTTACAACATTATATAAAAAAGATGCTAAGTAAAGTGCACATTGAATGTTTAATACATGGAAACGTGACCAAGTCGGAAGCGTTAGATATggtcaaaatatttgaatttaaattgatCAACGCGTTGCCACAATTCTCACCGCTACTACCACGGCAATTAATTCGATGTCGACATGTGAAATTAGATGATG GTTGTAACTTTCTTTACGATGTCGGTAATAGATTGCACAAAAGTTCCTGCGTCCAAGTGTACTACCAATGTGGTGTTGAGACGATAGAATCGAACGTACTCTCGGAGCTCCTGAATCAAATAATATTCGAACCCTACTTTGATACCATTAGAACCAAAGAACAGCTTGGCTACATCGTTTACATCAGTGTACGACGAATAAATGGTGCGCAAGGTCTGAAATTTACTGTGCAAAGTGACAAACATCCTCAGTATGTTGATCAAAGAATAGAAGCATTTTTGGAAGCGATGTTG AACCAGTTAGTCGATATGCCGGAAGAAGAATTCTCAAGTCACAAAGACGCCTTAGCTAcgaaaaaattggagaaacCGAGAACGCTGGGCACTCTGACGAGTTTGTTCTGGTCTGAAATATGGGAGCAACGATACAATTTCGACAGGGCTAACATGGAAGTATCCTACATGAGAACTGTAACGAAAGAAATggttatcaaattttataag gaTGTCCTTATGAATTCAGGTTCGACTAGATGTAAACTTTCGGTACACGTAGTTTCAATGGCTAAAGGCGGAGCTGGACGTACAAGGATCAACGACACGGAAAATAGATCACCTCCATCCTCGGAATCACGTCTAAATACCGTTTGTAGAATTAATGACCCAGTGATGTTTCATTCAACCCAAGCGTCGTATCCTTTGGTCAAGCCATTTATTGAtgtaacaaagaaaatttga
- the LOC124183249 gene encoding mannose-6-phosphate isomerase, which yields MELKCSVQSYEWGKRGIESTVANLVKAANPDFSLDESKPYAELWMGTHPNGPSYLKEGNKLLAEYIEEHNHMLGNGVKETFGPQLPFLLKVLSINKALSIQAHPNKEDAERLHKLNPGVYKDPNHKPELAIALTPFEALCGFRPISEIKQFFKVITEFRAVVGEDKILELVNSDEVGLHAALKNCFKNIMTCDPGFVALQLKKLLNRLSHLDESGRQALNGSLLEKLHSEFPGDVGCFGVYLFNWVTLQPGEALFLGPNEPHAYLSGDCIECMACSDNVVRAGLTPKPKDVNTLVDMLTYNCEPASAKRFQPSREDECTEIFRPPVPDFAVAKITIPPGRAVYNLIPRSTGSILIIVNGKAEIGPSIVLTRGSAIFIPANEKITIKVLCGCHPMLMFQAMVNL from the exons ATGGAATTAAAATGTTCAGTCCAGTCATACGAGTGGGGGAAACGTGGTATCGAAAGTACTGTAGCAAATTTGGTCAAGGCAGCAAATCCAGATTTTTCCTTAGACGAGAGCAAGCCTTACGCAGAGCTTTGGATGGGCACGCATCCCAATGGACCATCATATTTGAAGGAGGGGAACAAATTATTGGCCGAATATATCGAAGAGCACAACCATATGCTGGGCAATGGTGTAAAAGAAACGTTCGGCCCTCAACTGCCATTTTTATTAAAAGTTTTGTCGATTAACAAGGCTTTGTCAATCCAAGCTCATCCCAACAAG GAAGACGCTGAGAGGCTTCACAAGCTGAACCCTGGCGTTTACAAAGATCCAAATCACAAGCCAGAACTAGCGATTGCTCTTACCCCGTTTGAAGCTCTGTGCGGATTTCGTCCAATATCTGAAATCAAGCAGTTCTTTAAGGTTATTACAGAATTCCGTGCTGTTGTAGGAGAAGATAAAATATTGGAACTGGTTAATTCGGATGAAGTAGGTCTTCATGCAGCTCTCAAAAACtgcttcaaaaatattatgacCTGTGATCCAGGATTTGTTGCATTGCAACTCAAAAAATTACTGAACAGACTATCGCACTTAG ATGAATCAGGTAGGCAAGCCCTCAATGGCAGCTTGCTAGAGAAATTACACTCTGAGTTTCCTGGAGATGTTGGATGCTTTGGTGTTTACTTGTTTAATTGGGTAACGCTACAGCCTGGGGAAGCTTTATTTCTAGGACCTAACGAGCCTCATGCATATCTTTCGGGTG ATTGTATCGAGTGTATGGCTTGCTCAGACAATGTTGTAAGAGCAGGATTAACCCCAAAACCAAAAGATGTAAATACATTAGTAGATATGTTGACATACAACTGTGAGCCAGCATCTGCCAAAAGGTTTCAACCGTCACGGGAAGATGAGTGTACAGAAATATTCAGACCTCCAGTTCCTGATTTTGCAGTTGCAAAGATTACT ATACCACCTGGAAGAGCAGTATACAATTTAATACCAAGAAGTACAGGCAgcattttaattattgtcaaTGGCAAGGCAGAGATTGGCCCCTCCATAGTTCTTACACGAGGCTCCGCGATATTCATACCAGCTAACGAGAAGATTACCATCAAAGTGCTATGCGGTTGTCATCCAATGCTCATGTTTCAAGCAATGGTAAACCTTTGA
- the LOC124183250 gene encoding nucleoporin Nup43 has protein sequence MSENIHGTFISEKVSKIRWKPEDFVEAKSFLTGSWDNPVNHITYWTFDTNEEDDESYPVIISSHAFLGDVTELRFISKDLFVASSSIGTVQLLQIQENPYAQFKERLSWNFLHKFPASDYASCTAISTFEQDIVTVGEDGTINLLTANQKIPVRTIEKSDSCSMHCVDFLRHSEVLTGNLLGHMKVWDLRNNQDVPSTTFILSANTKTEATSLAHHPTQRHIVVAGGGDGSLTVWDLRHNTYPVSQLNAHSSSVSEIKFHPDRPENLFSCSSSGQLWHWNNAQNTKLKLDSGDTHWLNTISTKGKVNVTSLCATLHKPINTIDVDRSTLLFGCDNEAMYVIKNIAV, from the exons atgagtgaaaatattcacggAACATTTATTTCCGAAAAAGTATCAAAGATCAGATGGAAACCCGAGGACTTTGTTGAAGCAAAATCGTTTTTAACTGGAAGCTGGGATAATCCG GTGAACCATATAACATATTGGACATTCGACACAAATGAAGAAGACGACGAGTCTTATCCCGTGATAATATCATCCCACGCATTTCTCGGCGACGTTACAGAATTAAGG TTTATCAGCAAGGATCTGTTCGTGGCATCATCCTCTATTGGTACGGTACAATTGTTACAAATTCAAGAAAATCCTTATGCACAATTCAAGGAACGGTTGTCatggaattttttacataaatttcc AGCATCGGATTACGCTTCATGTACGGCCATCTCAACTTTCGAGCAAGACATAGTCACAGTGGGAGAAGATGGTACGATCAACTTGTTAACAGCCAATCAAAAAATTCCGGTGAGAACAATTG aaaaatcagATAGCTGTTCCATGCACTGTGTTGATTTTCTAAGGCATAGTGAAGTTTTGACAGGAAATTTATTGGGGCACATGAAAGTATGGGATTTAAGAAACAACCAGGATGTTCCCTCTACTACTTTTATACTCTCTGCAAATACAAAG ACCGAAGCCACAAGTTTAGCACATCATCCTACACAGAGACACATTGTAGTTGCTGGTGGCGGTGACGGTAGCCTGACAGTGTGGGATTTGAGGCATAACACATATCCGGTTTCTCAATTAAATGCCCATTCCAGCTCGGTcagcgaaataaaatttcatcctgATAGAccagaaaatttgttttcgtgCTCGTCAAGTGGACAGCTATGGCACTGGAACAATGCACAGAACACCAAATTGAAATTAG ATTCAGGGGACACGCATTGGCTCAACACAATCAGTACAAAAGGAAAAGTGAATGTAACGTCACTGTGTGCAACGCTTCACAAGCCAATAAATACAATCGATGTTGACAGGTCCACATTACTCTTTGGCTGTGACAACGAAGCTATGTatgtcattaaaaatattgcagTGTAA